The Elgaria multicarinata webbii isolate HBS135686 ecotype San Diego chromosome 11, rElgMul1.1.pri, whole genome shotgun sequence genome segment ctccttcctccccactcctcttTGCAACTACTACTCCCTTCTCACCCTGACAACCCACATCAAACACACCAACAAATAATGGCATCTCTCAGAGTGTCAAGGTGCATGTCAGGGTTCCCGAGGTGTTGGCTGACAAAAGATGTGTGTTCAGCTTGTCACACGACCCAAACCGCATGCCTGTGCAACCCTAATCCTTCTTCAAATACGGTGTGTTCTGCCTGGGTGATGGGCAGGAAAAGCTGCCCTAAACCTGGCGCAGAGAGACCTTGCTGTGACCTTCCAGGGTACAGAAAGTGCAGACCGAGACGGATGAGAGGGCAGCCGAGCTTGAACCTCTGCTAAAAAGAGAAGCCTCCCCCTCCATCAatttctggctttcatggcccatgattctccactggcttccagtttgtttctgggcacaattcaaagtgctagttatgacctataaagccctccatggctcaggtccaggttatctgaaagaccgtcttctcccttatgagcctgcccgtgctttgagatcttcaggggaagcccttctctcagtcccaccaccatcacaggtgtgcctggtgggaacgtgggagagggccttctcagtggctgctccagtgctctggaactctcttcccagggaagttagacctgctccctccttgatgtgctttcggaggcaggcaaaaacgtttttgttccagcaggcctttggtgaatgatctgggcctccgtctgttgcataaattatgcctaaCCCAAGTGTATCTAAGTCCAATATTGAAACACtcgcgaaagatcacaggcaaggcgttggtctccaaacatttattctcgagaatagggtGATGTCCTGACACTCACACAGCAAAGACAGGATCACACGGCGCtgaggcaagacaatagcttatatacttccatgcagtggtcagaaggagaattgcCGCTGAAATCACTCGGCCGCCATTGCCATGTGCTTTACTTCCttgctcccaggtgtgctttgcgcctgtagcccctcccctattggtgatgtcTGGGCAGTTAGTCAGTGAAGTGGATTCAGCAGGATTAACTTAATCAGTGTCCTCTGGAGCTGACAAGGCTAGGGGTCTGGAAAGGTGCTTATGTGCCGCTTGCATGGGGATAAATGGAGTTCTCATGGGGGGCACCTGGCCACTCCCCTTCCGTGCCTCGTGCGCCCATTCACCTTCTCCAGGTGTCCTCATTTGCTCTCCTGCATAGGTTTCCAATGACGGTAGATCGGCTCCTCCCTGGAACGCTAGCTGGGTGATTTTCAGCCATGTGTGACTTTGTTTACATTTCACGATTAATTAACCATGGTGCTGTTCCTAAACAGCGGATAATATGTGTGTGGCAGCAGTTACATTGTAGCAGCTGTGTTATTGTTGGCAGACTGCCAAAACCACAAATGGgaagttgaatcatagaatagcagagttggaaggggcctataaggccatctagtccaacccccttctcaatgcaggaatccaccctacagcatccctgacagatggttgtccagctgcctcttgaaggcctctagtgtgggagagcccacaacctccctaggtcactggttccattgtcgtactgctctaacagtcaggaggtttttcctgatgtccagccggaatctggcttcctttaacttgagcccgttattccgtgccctgcactctgggaggatcgagaagagatcctggccctcctctgtgtggcaactgttcaagtatttgaagagtgctatcatgtctcccctccatcttctcttctccaggctcaacatgcccagttctttcagtctctcttcacagggctttgtttccagggagcattattatttatttatttatttatttatttatttatttatttatttatatagcaccatcaatgtacatggtgctgtacagattacacagtaaacagcaagaccctgccgcataggcttacaatctaataaagttgtagtaaacaataaggagggaaagaggatgCAGACACAAAGGGAAAATATCAAGGGGGGATGGATGTAACTCTCAGTAGAGTGTCCTGGGTGTGGGTGCGTGCAAGTGGGTGCTTGCGTGTACACGTGTGCGGGCGGGCGTGTACACGCGTGTCTGAATGTGTGTctggggaaatggacattctagattttacatcacGTCTGTGCCATAGAGACTTCTAAAAtggtcatttaaaatgttttaatattggaacatatttaatatatttttaactttcgtATATTTCCATCTACAGGtttcatgttttaaattttgtaatgccgccttgaggcccagcattgggcaaaaggtgggatattaccgtatttcttggattctaagacgccatcgattgtaagacgcacgctaatttcagtaccaccaacagaaaaaaaaagctttgattctaagaaataataaacacacccgcgattctaagacgcaccctgtttttagagatgtttatatgggggggggagtgtgtcttagaatcgaagaaatatgggattattatcattatcatcatcattatcctgccttttgcccaatgctgggcctcaaggcggcatcatAAAATCTATAATAAGAAGACGCCAGTCTTCCCcacctgcaactcccagccttccccagctggtggagggcatcaggttggggaaggcacagatggggtgggggtgggggcaaatcctcctcctccgccgcccccTGCTCACCCTTCCCTCATCCTCGGCCTGCAGGCTTGCGCCTCCACTGTCGTCCTGAGGATGTCATTGCTCTCCGGCGTCCACCTGGGCCTCCCCTTCCCAGCTGCGCTGCAGCGCGTGGCTCTCGTCTCCGGCTCCTACTGCTATTACCACTACGGCTGCGACGGAGTGGACGACCGTGGTTGGGGCTGTGGCTACCGTACCCTGCAGACGGTGTGCTCGTGGCTGGGGGCGGCTGGGCCGGGAGAGGCCGTTTCCCGCCCCGCCCCGTCCCTGAAGGAGATCCAGAACGCCCTGGTAGAGATGGGGGACAAGCCCCCTTCGTTTGCTGGCTCCCGAGACTGGATCGGCACAGTGGAAGCAGCCCTTTGCCTGGACCACTTCTACGCTGTGCCGGGCAGGCTGGTCCACGTTCCCCGTGGCCAGAGCCTGGAGAAGGAGCTGGAGACCTTGTACGCCCATTTCCTGGGGGGCGGC includes the following:
- the UFSP1 gene encoding inactive Ufm1-specific protease 1 gives rise to the protein MSLLSGVHLGLPFPAALQRVALVSGSYCYYHYGCDGVDDRGWGCGYRTLQTVCSWLGAAGPGEAVSRPAPSLKEIQNALVEMGDKPPSFAGSRDWIGTVEAALCLDHFYAVPGRLVHVPRGQSLEKELETLYAHFLGGGPPVMMGGDRDNSSKGLLGVCSGPDGHHLLVLDPHYHGGAGSLAKEELQAEGWVCWRELGTFERGSFYNLCLPQFKTGA